The following DNA comes from Balaenoptera ricei isolate mBalRic1 chromosome 7, mBalRic1.hap2, whole genome shotgun sequence.
CTTAAGAACTTCATTTAAAGtgttcattttaatgaaaaaattcaaacggcttcactttcaaatataatttacaGTCTTTACTATATTTCCTGAAACAGaaatttcattaaatgtttaGACTGAATAATTCTTTGAGTGGTCAGAACATGGCCACTAGATCTAGGCAACCTTACAGGAGTATCCAAACTGTGGTCTCCCATGCCACAACACACAAAATctgttttccaaaatcttccctCCCACACACCTTTAccacatttattttccttctttaagcATTTATTCTACCACAAATTTAAAGGGACATAGGAACTAAAAAGTTAACAACAGCTATTCATTGCAAACTTCTTGACTACAtcacagatgaaaaaatattATTGCTACCAAAAGGCAGGTGGGGTGACCCTAAATAATCCAACTTTTGTTATGTTTTATTGCTTGAAAATATTTAGTTATTAAGCCACATGTACGTATGTATCTCATATTCTACAATGACTGTTTCTTCTAGTTTGGTTCTGGTGGAGTAGAAGCAAATAACCATAGGTTATCTAATAAAATAGCTATCATTCAGTTGTCTGtagattaattttagaaaaatatttttaaaacacataaagcATTAACATGAAAACTGAATTATGTTAATTGTTTTACTAAGAACTGGCCTTAATATTTTAAGCAATATCCTAAAAGGACCaacaaaatttgaaattattctgAAATGGTACTGTTTCCCTCTTCTGAAAATAGTGAAGTGTgtctaaatgaaattttaaactgTTCCAtctattttaattcaatttaacaTTTAAGAAAGCATTTCAAAAACTGAAGGTCAGTGGTTAAAGtctattctaaaaaaaataaagtctattctaACTGCATTAATTATGTTACCTTGCCTTAAAAGAGATTCTACAGAAATAGAAGCATCTTTTAACACTACAATGGGTCTATTAcaaagtatataaaaaaaaaaatacacagaagtaAATAATACTCACCCAATGGCCTTTGCAATATAACCAAATGTGTTGACTGTGGCTCTACGAATAGCTTTTTTGTGAGCTTTTAAGAGCTCTAAAAGCTCAAAGCAAATCCTCATCCATTCTCTTGCAGACACATATTCAGCTcccctagtttaaaaaaaaaaaaaaaagttaaattttttgtgacaataaattttaaaaggtcaaTCTGCAAATTCAGTTCTCAAAACATGATTACCAATTCattttaagcattaaaaaaattattactttttagAAAGGAtggtttagttttaaaaatatactgccACTCCCTCGTTACCATTCAAATTTGAAAACACTACTGAAATATTAGCCTGACCATATATACTTACATTAGCAACAATAAGCAAATTTGCAAAGTGAATAAAAAGTGGCTAAACGTGAAAACCAATACCGCTTATTAAAATGTTTAGGTAATCTGCTTACCTATCAGCAATACGTCCAACAAGATCAATACAATTCTCTTGTACTTTTTCATGCCTATTCTTTAAGATGGGGGTGAGTCTAGGCAGCAGATCTTTAATTGGTGGAGTCATCTTATGCATACCTATTTAACAGAAGTCAAACACACTATCAATTAACATGTGAACTGCAACCTTTGttcattttaccttttatttaacAATGTAATATACGTGACTAGGCATAAATACAAACTTACAGCTGCCTATGAAAGAAAAAGCCCCAGCTTCTGATCAAACGcagaatttttaactttttattaacaACTTCTGATTatgcataaaaatgaaagaaattagtgAAGTGATTTAAAGAATGATGgatactcaacaacaaaaaaaagttttatttggtTCTGAAATGTATTTGTACACTGACATTTAAATATGGGGACAGCTTATGTTCCGGCCATACACAACAATATAAGCCAGAGGTAGACACGTAAATTAAAGCAAAATTTTCCAGAAAGGGCCCCCTTACCCTTTAACTGCAAAACAAACAGATCTCCAGTCTCCCTGCAATGCAGGGCATACTTGGATGGTATTTACACctatgaagagagaaaaaaggaggcaGCTGGCAGGGGCTCTTGCTCTAACTAGAATTGCTTGCTCTGATTCTCTCTCCATTGCTTTTCCCATGTTTCTCTGACCAACAATATGGTTTACAATTCCCTGCAAACCAGAGCCCCACAAGTGGCCAAGTAACTGATTTTTGGCAAGTATCTCCAagtagagagagaggaaagggctGAACTGGGGATTATATGTAAATGCAATGGTTCGAAGACCTCCTATACTGCATAAAAACCCCttactaaaatgagaaaaatagtgGCTATCACAGCCAGCTATTTCAACCTCCTGATAGGTTATTTCTGTCCCTCTAAACTCCGTAGAAGTTACTTTTGCAATAGTTACATTCActtaaaatgaaggataaaacagGAGACTGTTTGTTTGTTCCATCATAATGCCCTTAAAGAGGAAAAGCTTTGTTCTCCACACCCAAGAGCATTTGTAATACACCGCTGTTTTAACTTTgggtaaaaaactgaaaggacAGTTTAAAAGAAttggatttaaataaaaatgagatcactTGATCAATTCACTTTTCTCTCTGGTTATTGTTCCTTGAACTTAATAGCAAGCAGGAAAACCTACCATAACCATTTACTAATTCAAggttgaataaatatataatataaaactttAGAGTTCTCTCCACCCACCACCTCCTCTCCCATGTATTTCAGGTGAGACAATTTTTTTAGGGCCCTCTATCCCATGACATCAAAGTTTTTTGAGTTGTGACTACTTCCTCCTCTCTTGCAGGTCCTAACCttgccctctttctctcttttaaagtaaaatataaatagatttgGGGGAGATAAGATTCTTGTGACATCCCAACTTAACTGTAATTttcagtggttaaaaaaaaagtatcagacATCATTAGTCAACTCCTAAATAGGATTCTCTATTTTACTTtcaaaaaaccaaagaaactttaaaatacagaacaaAAAATTCTTACATGACCAACAAATTCCATACCTATTACATTTACAATGGCCTTCAGTGCTCCAAGAATGCTGCCCAATACTTCAGGGTACTCTTCGCCCAAATACTCATACAAAACAACACCCAAGTGCCCCATCAATTTTTcctgtaataaaaaaataataatgatgcaaTGTTACTGTTTACATTACTCCTTTTGGTGAAGAAATAAGAATCTGATATAAAAGTTTACCTCTTGACAAGTCTTCATGACAACAGCCGTTCGAGAGATCAAGTCAGCTGCCTGTTGCCTAACTTTTGCTGATTTGTTATTTAAACGCCACAAAACTGTACCGCAGATCTGAGGCAAGTACGGTTTGACTCGTTTGCCAAGAGCATTGACCACTGTGCCAAAGCCGTTCAACATTACtgagtccttaaaaaaaaaagccaacttaAGTTTAAAAACTACATTCAATGTGAACAAGAATTCAGTTTGTAACAACAGTTGAAATATACTAAATTCCGTTTCCAAAAATCTAATCTAAAAATTTGAGGTAGAAGAATACTTCTTTGTAGCCAACTGTATGAGAAcatgagcatttaaaaattatttcaaatttaattacTCTTTGGTGATAATATTTACTTGAaaatatgttttacaaatatgaaaGTCAGTGGCAACTTGCCTAATAATTAGTATCATTACCTCTGTAGTCTGTTCTTGAAAAGCATAAAGAATACCATCAATCAGTTGTTCTTCAAGTTTATGATCAATATCTGCTGCTCCCAAGTTGCCCATAATTTTCTCAATTGTCTCCATCACCATTTTTCTGTACTGTTCAGCTTCATCTTTCAGATCATCCACAATCCTGGATATAATTTCTGCTGCACCTACTTTGTTTGCCAACTCCACAGTAGTATCAACTAactaaaaagaggaggaaaaatcatttaatttactGCTTTTCCAAGGAAATAAAGAGACATCATGAAAATGGAATATTCTAAAGATACTATTTAGCTAGTAAGCATGCTGAGAACAGATGGCTCCTACTattaaaactttaagaaaaaggtggccaaaaaaatttaaatatgagtCTAAGTCAAGGGGATTTAAGGTTAAGATTGTATTCATGCTTCACCTAGCCAGATTAAGCAGTTCATTTACTAGACAAAAATGTCAATTCATAGTTGGCTATTTATCCTAGAATACAAAAGCAAAATGGAAGTTAACTGGCTGACTAAAATCCATCTCCTTTCACAATCAAGCACAAACAACCTGTGAGGTTCTCAAGGCAAAAAATAACTTATGTAATATGCATTCAAACTGACTAAAGGATCAGTTgaaagaatttttgaaaatattttttatgatacAAGCTTACCTGCCGGTAATTTCTTCTATCCAAAGCCATTCTGTGTTGCcagaagtgtttaaaaaaaggaggaaggatcTCTGTTTTAATGTAGTTTGCTTCTACACCATCTGTTCCACAACACTGCTTTACCacctaaaatgttaaaaaataataacagtaatcaCAGTCCTGGTTTAATAtataatagtttctttttttttttaatgatataaaattctctttGAACCATGAAACACATTTAGATTAACAAATCTGGAACAACCACCATCTGGAACAATTACCTTCAGCacaattttcttcatttcttcatcaGGAGATTGGAATTCTCGAATAAGAATTAACATCACTTCTCTAGTATAGTAGTTGGCATATTCTGCATCCATGAGAGGAATAAGATACCCAATAGCCTTTAAGAAAGCGGCCAgaccctattttaaaataaaaaatatatatatacttagtaaATTAGATTTACGTCACTTGAACTTCAAtgagtagaaataaaaagaaaaatgaaatcaaactgGTGAATCTACCTTTCCTCTGTGTTGGCGGATACCCTTCCATAGAGGCTTTAACACAGAATCAAAAGATTCGATACCGTAAGGAGTTGCTGCTTCAGCCAAGGCAGCAATGGCCAAAGCACTAATGGTCCGAACTTTCTGCTGCTCATCCACAAGACctataaaaaaccaaacacaagTTCTAACTAAGCAACATTACCTAACTTCCATAGCATCATCCAGATTCTAGCAATATATCTAATCATTTAGTCAAATTGCAGAATCTGTTCCCATTAGACAAAATTAGGCAAAAGCCAGTATGAACCACAGCCTTACTAGCAGCTAATATTACAAATCCAATCATAAACTATATGGTGTTTATGTAGTTTAccttccatttctctctccaaAAATCAGTGGCCTAAATTTCAGGAAACCTGTCTTACAAAAGACAAAGTTATGCTACAACTTACCATGTTCAATGATTTCAACTAAACTTCTGAGATGTGGCAAGATGGCACAGCCCATGAGAATAGCTATTTGCTGTACAATTTTTATACCAGTGTGTCTTGCTTGCCAGGACTTCTTGCTTTTGCACACAGCTTTTAAGAAAGGCAATAATGAAGGAATGCCCAGGGCAGAGGCTACCACAGCAAAAGCTCTAGCTGTTGTGTTACGGACATACTCATCCATGTTATCTATATCAGGTCTCATGGTAGAGATCATAGTAGCCAGACCAGCAGcctaaaagtttaagaaaaaagcaaCAGTCATGAGTTGATAACATTAACCCTCAACCATTTCATTCTAAAATCAAATAATCCTATCAACATATATAAAACTTTCTTCTCCAGAAATATAAATACCTTTGCCAAATTAGAAATAATCTCTCGGCCTTCCACTCTAGCATAGTAATCCTCATCAATCAACAATGGTTCAATGACCACTAGGATCTGAAAAAGAGAAGGAGCTACATTTTCACAGCAATTACTGATGCAATGCTCAAGTAACAGTAAATGTAAGGGAATTTATAATTACCAGGACTTTGTTAATCAAGGGACAaattaagaattttaatcacacaACTTTAAACCCCACATAAAGATGAGTATTTGGGAGCACTGTTAACCACACAGACTATAAAATAcacacagtacacacacacacacacacacacacgcccatcTGCATTTTACAATTCTAAACCATaattaccatcagcaaaaagatgGTTCTTAGTACTAAATGACATGGTATAGAAACATACATTTTCTCGTTCTAATATcaataaaagcaaattttaaaatatgaatatgaacCCCCTATATAAGATGGCAAAAAGTTACATCTATTTACACATGTATTTGTGTACGTATCcttgtgcaaagaaaaaggtcTGGGAGGGCATGTAAATTTAACATTGGTTAACTGAATATCTTTAAAGAGGctgaaatttccctttttattgtgAATGTGTAACATCAGCTGTtacttttttagaatttttaaatttcacaaataCACTTAATAATAAGctggtaaaaaaaaatccactaattccttttacattaaaaaatatcaaacCATTAGAAACACAAATTGAGAACAAACCTTGTGCACATATGGTCGAACTAAGTCATCAAGTTTGTATAATATTCTATCAATAACTTTTACAAGCAAATGACGCTCTTGATCCTCAAGTGTAGGCGACATCAGCAGAGGAAGAATCTGATTAAACAAAGGACCAGCTCCAAATTCACGAGCTTTATCAGTAATCTGACGCAATGCAGCCTGGAAGAAAAAAGAGTAATAGGCATATTTCTTTATTATAAGCATGAGAAAATTAATTACTCCACGGTTTTCTGTAACTGAATATTTTAGTGTAAACTTCAGACATTTTACATAGAGTAGCATGAGTTCATTCCCATCAAAATTACTCTGAAGTCTGAACTCTTGCGATAAAGGTTCAATGTTTTCACAAAAAGGGTAATtgaatgctggagagtgtgtggagaaaagagaaccctcctacactgttggtgggaatgtaagctggtgcagccactgtggaaaacagtatggacgttcctcagaaaaccaaaaatagagttaccacataacccggcaatcccactcctgggcatatatctggacaaaaatataattcaaaaagatacatgcaccccccccccactatgttcatagcagcaatattcacaatagccaagatatggaaaacacctaaatgaccatcaacagatgaatggataaagatgtggtgcatatatacaactgaatactactcatccataaacaagaataaaatacagtaagtcccctacata
Coding sequences within:
- the SF3B1 gene encoding splicing factor 3B subunit 1 isoform X2 produces the protein MAKIAKTHEDIEAQIREIQGKKAALDEAQGVGLDSTGYYDQEIYGGSDSRFAGYVTSIAATELEDDDDDYSSSTSLLGQKKPGYHAPVALLNDIPQSTEQYDPFAEHRPPKIADREDEYKKHRRTMIISPERLDPFADGGKTPDPKMNARTYMDVMREQHLTKEEREIRQQLAEKAKAGELKVVNGAAASQPPSKRKRRWDQTADQTPGATPKKLSSWDQAETPGHTPSLRWDETPGRAKGSETPGATPGSKIWDPTPSHTPAGAATPGRGDTPGHATPGHGGATSSARKNRWDETPKTERDTPGHGSGWAETPRTDRGGDSIGETPTPGASKRKSRWDETPASQMGGSTPVLTPGKTPIGTPAMNMATPTPGHIMSMTPEQLQAWRWEREIDERNRPLSDEELDAMFPEGYKVLPPPAGYVPIRTPARKLTATPTPLGGMTGFHMQTEDRTMKSVNDQPSGNLPFLKPDDIQYFDKLLVDVDESTLSPEEQKERKIMKLLLKIKNGTPPMRKAALRQITDKAREFGAGPLFNQILPLLMSPTLEDQERHLLVKVIDRILYKLDDLVRPYVHKILVVIEPLLIDEDYYARVEGREIISNLAKAAGLATMISTMRPDIDNMDEYVRNTTARAFAVVASALGIPSLLPFLKAVCKSKKSWQARHTGIKIVQQIAILMGCAILPHLRSLVEIIEHGLVDEQQKVRTISALAIAALAEAATPYGIESFDSVLKPLWKGIRQHRGKGLAAFLKAIGYLIPLMDAEYANYYTREVMLILIREFQSPDEEMKKIVLKVVKQCCGTDGVEANYIKTEILPPFFKHFWQHRMALDRRNYRQLVDTTVELANKVGAAEIISRIVDDLKDEAEQYRKMVMETIEKIMGNLGAADIDHKLEEQLIDGILYAFQEQTTEDSVMLNGFGTVVNALGKRVKPYLPQICGTVLWRLNNKSAKVRQQAADLISRTAVVMKTCQEEKLMGHLGVVLYEYLGEEYPEVLGSILGALKAIVNVIGVNTIQVCPALQGDWRSVCFAVKGYA